A single window of Immundisolibacter sp. DNA harbors:
- the tilS gene encoding tRNA lysidine(34) synthetase TilS produces MASTRKAELALITEALPAHGTPVTVRVAFSGGRDSHVLLHWLAAQRAALAPHRLCAVHVDHRLHADSTHWAQHCAAVCADLDLPLEVLEVDAKGASGESPEAAARAARYRALAISMSGGDLVLTAHHQTDQAETLLLALLRGAGLAGAAAMPARRPFGGGCLLRPLLDWPSSRLAEYAQAHGLNWVPDPSNADNRYDRNFLRQRVLPVLAEHWPAASVALARHAAHAADAQTLLEELATRDGATAQNLPLTQLVALSAPRQRNLLRCWLRAHGVQAPSTARLEELRRQALSAGTDRQPRVLFGTHAVRVWRGRLYLTSEPLPSAPQTTLSWSPAQALELPGLGRLWAQPAVGEGIAAALLGEHPLLEVRFRANSSVPGRSLRKRLQTLAVPPWQRQTLPLLFHGNRLLQIGGEAPLAGWRAGPNQPGIRILWQSAADRTM; encoded by the coding sequence TTGGCATCTACAAGGAAGGCTGAGCTAGCGCTCATCACCGAGGCGCTGCCCGCGCACGGCACGCCGGTGACGGTGCGCGTCGCTTTCAGTGGCGGGCGTGACTCCCACGTACTGTTGCACTGGCTTGCCGCGCAACGCGCGGCGCTGGCGCCGCACCGGCTGTGCGCCGTTCATGTCGATCACCGCCTGCATGCCGACAGTACACACTGGGCGCAGCACTGCGCCGCTGTGTGCGCGGACCTTGACCTGCCACTTGAGGTGTTGGAAGTCGATGCCAAAGGGGCCTCCGGCGAGAGCCCGGAGGCCGCTGCCCGGGCCGCCCGTTACCGGGCGCTGGCAATCAGCATGAGCGGCGGTGATCTAGTGCTGACCGCCCACCACCAGACAGACCAGGCGGAAACCCTTCTGTTGGCGCTACTGCGGGGCGCCGGACTCGCTGGCGCCGCCGCCATGCCGGCACGCCGGCCGTTCGGCGGCGGTTGCTTGCTACGCCCCTTGCTCGACTGGCCCTCCAGTCGCCTTGCCGAATATGCCCAGGCGCACGGCCTGAACTGGGTACCGGACCCCAGCAACGCCGACAACCGCTACGATCGCAATTTTCTGCGCCAGCGGGTGTTGCCGGTACTGGCCGAGCATTGGCCAGCGGCCAGTGTCGCGCTGGCCCGCCACGCCGCCCATGCGGCGGACGCGCAAACGCTTTTGGAAGAACTCGCCACGCGGGACGGCGCCACGGCGCAAAACCTGCCGCTCACCCAACTGGTGGCATTGTCCGCTCCGCGGCAGCGTAACCTGCTGCGCTGCTGGCTGCGCGCACACGGCGTACAGGCGCCGTCCACTGCCCGGCTTGAGGAACTGCGCCGGCAAGCACTCAGCGCCGGCACCGACCGCCAGCCGCGGGTGCTGTTCGGCACGCACGCGGTGCGCGTCTGGCGCGGCCGCCTGTATCTGACGTCCGAGCCGCTGCCCAGTGCGCCGCAGACCACCCTCAGTTGGTCCCCGGCCCAGGCGCTGGAACTGCCCGGACTGGGGCGGCTTTGGGCCCAGCCAGCCGTCGGCGAAGGCATCGCCGCCGCGCTGCTCGGTGAGCATCCGCTGCTCGAAGTGCGCTTTCGCGCCAACAGCTCGGTACCCGGCAGATCACTCCGAAAACGCCTGCAGACGCTTGCCGTGCCGCCGTGGCAACGCCAGACGCTGCCGTTGCTGTTCCATGGCAACCGCTTGCTGCAGATCGGCGGTGAAGCGCCACTGGCCGGATGGCGCGCAGGACCGAACCAGCCAGGTATCAGGATCCTTTGGCAGTCCGCCGCTGATCGGACGATGTGA
- a CDS encoding acetyl-CoA carboxylase carboxyltransferase subunit alpha — protein MGFQFLEFEKPIAELEARIDQLRQTSGSDTVSLKDDINRLQRKRDSLTDAIFSKLSPVQIAQLARHPERPYTLDYVQRIFSDFEELHGDRMFGDDQAIVGGLARLADRPVLVIGHQKGREVQDKVRRNFGMPKPEGYRKAQRLMRTAARFRLPIITFIDTPGAYPGVDAEERGQSQAIAESLYLMARLPVPIICVVIGEGGSGGALAIGVGDRLLMLKYATYAVISPEGCAAILWKDSGKAEVAAEAMGITAPRLHELGLVDEIIPEPRGGAHRDFDTAATSVRTALLRHLEELSPQSTVGQPATEAATTDAALLARRLERVRGFGIYKEG, from the coding sequence ATGGGATTCCAGTTTCTCGAATTCGAAAAGCCGATTGCCGAGCTTGAGGCCCGCATCGACCAACTGCGCCAGACCTCCGGCAGCGACACGGTCAGCCTGAAAGATGACATCAACCGCCTGCAACGCAAGCGCGACAGTCTTACAGACGCGATTTTCAGCAAACTGAGTCCGGTACAGATCGCCCAGCTTGCCCGCCACCCGGAGCGTCCCTACACGCTCGACTACGTGCAGCGCATCTTCAGCGATTTCGAGGAATTACACGGCGACCGCATGTTCGGGGACGACCAGGCGATTGTCGGCGGCCTGGCACGGCTTGCCGACCGACCGGTCCTGGTAATCGGTCACCAGAAGGGCCGCGAAGTACAAGACAAGGTGCGGCGCAACTTCGGCATGCCCAAGCCCGAGGGCTACCGCAAGGCGCAGCGTCTGATGCGCACCGCGGCGCGTTTTCGGCTGCCAATCATCACCTTCATCGATACCCCCGGCGCCTACCCGGGCGTCGACGCCGAGGAACGCGGCCAGAGCCAGGCCATCGCCGAGAGCCTGTACCTGATGGCCCGCCTGCCGGTGCCCATCATCTGCGTCGTGATCGGCGAAGGCGGTTCAGGTGGGGCTCTGGCCATTGGCGTGGGCGATCGCCTGCTGATGCTCAAGTACGCCACCTATGCCGTCATCTCGCCGGAAGGCTGCGCCGCCATCTTGTGGAAGGATTCCGGCAAGGCGGAAGTGGCCGCCGAAGCCATGGGCATCACCGCGCCGCGCCTGCATGAACTGGGCCTGGTCGATGAAATCATCCCCGAACCGCGTGGCGGCGCGCACCGCGACTTCGACACCGCCGCCACCAGTGTGCGTACCGCCTTGCTGCGACACCTGGAAGAGCTCTCCCCGCAATCAACCGTCGGTCAGCCCGCCACCGAGGCTGCCACCACGGACGCAGCCCTGCTGGCACGGCGCCTGGAGCGCGTGCGCGGCTTTGGCATCTACAAGGAAGGCTGA